A genomic window from Pyruvatibacter sp. includes:
- the gabT gene encoding 4-aminobutyrate--2-oxoglutarate transaminase has protein sequence MPNNADLLSRRTAAVARGVATATPVFADRAENSELFDVEGKRYIDFAGGIAVLNTGHRHPKVVAAVEAQLARFTHTAFQVSAYEPYIELAERLNDLAPISGPTKSILFTTGAEATENAVKLARAATGRSAVIAFTGGFHGRTMLTMGLTGKVLPYKHKFGPMPGGIFHVPFPIASHGVSVDDTLKALEFTFRADVGPKDVAAIIIEPVQGEGGFHQAPAELMQALRRICDENGIMLISDEVQAGFARTGKMFGVEHYDIEPDLIAVAKSLAGGLPLSGVIGKADVMDAADPGGLGGTYAGSPLACAAALAVLDVIKEENLLERANTIGDRIKARLHETSKRNDTLPISAIRGPGAMVGFDIVKSAGSDEPDADATKRVTAAALEKGLILLSCGVHGNTIRVLVPLTVSDDVLEEGLDILDASLTDARQ, from the coding sequence ATGCCCAACAATGCAGACCTTCTCTCCCGTCGCACCGCTGCCGTCGCACGCGGCGTTGCCACCGCTACGCCGGTCTTTGCAGACCGTGCGGAGAACTCCGAGCTGTTTGATGTTGAGGGCAAACGCTACATCGACTTTGCTGGCGGCATTGCAGTGCTCAACACCGGGCACCGCCACCCCAAAGTGGTTGCTGCCGTCGAGGCCCAGCTCGCACGCTTTACGCACACAGCGTTTCAGGTATCAGCCTACGAACCCTACATAGAGCTGGCCGAACGGCTCAACGATCTTGCGCCTATTTCAGGCCCGACAAAATCCATCCTCTTCACCACCGGCGCGGAAGCCACGGAAAACGCTGTGAAGCTGGCGCGCGCTGCCACCGGCCGAAGTGCGGTGATCGCATTCACGGGCGGTTTTCACGGGCGCACCATGTTGACCATGGGGCTCACAGGCAAGGTGCTGCCGTACAAGCACAAGTTCGGCCCGATGCCCGGCGGCATTTTCCATGTGCCGTTCCCCATTGCCTCGCACGGTGTCAGCGTTGACGACACGTTGAAGGCGCTGGAATTCACATTCCGGGCAGACGTCGGGCCAAAGGATGTAGCCGCCATCATCATCGAACCCGTGCAGGGCGAAGGCGGTTTCCATCAGGCTCCTGCCGAGCTAATGCAGGCGCTACGCCGTATCTGCGACGAGAACGGCATCATGCTCATCTCCGACGAAGTGCAGGCTGGTTTTGCGCGCACCGGCAAGATGTTCGGCGTCGAACACTATGATATCGAGCCAGACCTCATTGCGGTTGCCAAATCTCTGGCAGGCGGACTGCCGCTGTCCGGCGTCATCGGCAAAGCAGACGTGATGGATGCGGCCGACCCCGGCGGACTGGGTGGCACATATGCCGGCAGCCCGCTTGCCTGCGCCGCGGCCCTTGCCGTGCTGGATGTTATCAAAGAAGAAAATCTTCTTGAGCGCGCCAACACGATTGGTGATCGCATTAAGGCGCGTCTGCACGAGACGTCAAAGCGCAATGACACATTGCCGATCTCCGCCATTCGCGGCCCCGGCGCCATGGTCGGTTTTGACATTGTCAAATCTGCCGGTAGCGACGAGCCGGATGCTGATGCCACCAAGCGCGTGACAGCAGCAGCGCTTGAGAAGGGCCTCATCCTTTTGTCGTGTGGCGTGCATGGCAACACCATCCGCGTGCTCGTGCCCCTCACCGTGTCGGACGACGTGCTGGAAGAGGGGTTGGATATTCTGGATGCTTCGCTGACGGACGCACGCCAGTAG
- a CDS encoding ABC transporter permease yields MLRYALNRVLLLLLTLVGVLVITFIISRVLPGSPVEMMLGSRPTPEQIEAARIALGLDQPIWVQFWTYMRDVLSGDFGTSLRTGQSVISDIGARFAATAELVTVGFALALAIGIPLGIHSAVKPNAISDHAARSVSVIGLALPVFFLGLLFQLIFHGQLGWLPLQGRIDGDLMLDNPFDTVTGFFLIDTLLAGNLAAFGSALAHLALPVLTLAAATTASVMRVTRNNMIEVMSQDHIKTVIAYGLPTEKVHYRYALRAALVPLLTVFGLIYGYMLGGSVIVEYVFDWPGIGGYAVNSVITNDFPAVTGVTLVLATAYLTVNLAVDLLYQVVDPRLRVS; encoded by the coding sequence ATGCTGCGTTACGCCCTCAACCGTGTTCTGCTTTTGCTGCTGACCCTTGTTGGCGTACTCGTCATCACCTTCATCATCAGCCGTGTGTTGCCGGGCTCTCCTGTTGAGATGATGCTTGGCTCGCGTCCAACGCCTGAGCAAATTGAAGCAGCACGGATTGCGCTTGGACTGGACCAGCCCATCTGGGTGCAGTTTTGGACCTATATGCGTGATGTGCTGTCGGGTGATTTTGGCACCAGCCTGCGCACCGGCCAGTCTGTCATCTCAGATATTGGCGCCCGGTTTGCCGCGACCGCTGAACTGGTGACGGTTGGCTTCGCGCTGGCTTTGGCAATCGGCATTCCGCTGGGCATTCATTCTGCCGTCAAACCCAATGCCATTAGCGACCACGCAGCGCGCAGCGTCTCTGTCATCGGGCTTGCTCTGCCGGTGTTCTTTCTGGGTCTGCTGTTTCAGCTCATCTTTCATGGCCAGCTTGGGTGGCTGCCGCTTCAAGGGCGCATTGATGGCGACCTGATGCTGGACAATCCGTTTGATACCGTCACCGGCTTCTTTTTGATCGACACTTTGCTTGCGGGCAACCTTGCAGCCTTCGGCAGTGCGCTTGCGCATCTCGCGCTGCCAGTGTTGACGCTGGCAGCGGCCACAACCGCGTCGGTCATGCGTGTAACGCGCAACAACATGATCGAAGTGATGAGCCAGGATCACATCAAGACTGTCATCGCATATGGCCTGCCGACTGAGAAGGTTCATTACCGTTATGCCCTGCGCGCAGCGCTTGTGCCGCTGTTGACCGTGTTTGGCCTGATCTATGGCTACATGTTGGGTGGCAGTGTGATCGTGGAATATGTTTTCGATTGGCCCGGCATCGGCGGCTATGCGGTCAACTCCGTCATCACCAATGATTTTCCTGCTGTCACCGGCGTAACGCTGGTGCTGGCGACGGCCTATCTCACCGTCAATCTGGCGGTCGACCTGCTCTATCAGGTTGTTGACCCAAGGTTGCGTGTCTCATGA
- a CDS encoding ABC transporter permease — protein MSLLNPEQDIQRLSRSARYRRMAARNPLLVVGGIVIVLIVLVTAFAPWLSPHDPTALDLTNRLQSPSADNWFGTDVLGRDIFSQVLHGGRLSLIVGSMAVFIAMLIGIPIGLMAGYYGGRVDAIMMRISDVFLAFPPLLLPIAITAALGAGLLNTMLAIGISWFPWYARIVRASVISVKSELYVTAARAMGVGHTKVMLRHALPNASTPVMVQGSMDFGYTILAAASLSFIGLGARPPAIEWGLMVASSRALFLDYWWTAAFPGLAIFVTVLAVNLFGDGLRDALDPKFRGRV, from the coding sequence ATGAGCCTCCTCAATCCAGAACAGGATATTCAGCGCCTGTCGCGCAGCGCGCGGTATCGGCGCATGGCCGCGCGCAACCCATTGCTGGTGGTCGGCGGTATTGTGATTGTGCTCATTGTGTTGGTCACAGCCTTTGCGCCCTGGCTATCGCCGCACGACCCAACGGCGCTTGACCTGACGAACCGGCTGCAATCGCCCAGCGCCGACAACTGGTTTGGCACGGACGTGCTTGGCCGCGATATTTTTAGCCAGGTTTTGCATGGCGGCAGGCTGTCGCTGATCGTTGGCTCCATGGCCGTCTTCATCGCCATGCTTATCGGCATCCCTATCGGTTTGATGGCAGGATATTACGGTGGTCGTGTGGATGCGATCATGATGCGTATCTCAGACGTATTTCTTGCGTTTCCCCCGCTGCTGCTGCCGATTGCCATTACGGCGGCGCTTGGCGCGGGGTTGCTCAACACCATGCTGGCCATCGGCATTTCGTGGTTCCCCTGGTACGCACGGATTGTGCGCGCCAGTGTCATATCCGTGAAGAGCGAGCTGTACGTAACCGCCGCCCGCGCCATGGGTGTCGGCCATACCAAAGTCATGCTGCGCCACGCGCTGCCCAATGCCTCCACGCCGGTCATGGTGCAGGGGTCAATGGACTTCGGCTACACAATCCTTGCCGCTGCATCCTTGAGCTTCATTGGTCTTGGCGCGCGGCCGCCTGCGATTGAATGGGGGTTGATGGTGGCATCGTCCCGGGCGCTTTTTCTGGATTATTGGTGGACGGCTGCATTCCCCGGGCTTGCCATTTTCGTGACCGTTCTTGCGGTCAATCTGTTTGGCGATGGCCTTCGGGATGCGCTTGATCCCAAGTTTAGGGGGCGCGTCTGA
- a CDS encoding NAD-dependent succinate-semialdehyde dehydrogenase: MLRDLSDSSLLKCKGFVDGKWINSARQERFAVRNPATSQRIAEVESLDAHDTRQAIAAAQKAMPAWQALPARERSAVLKRWFDLIMENQEDLALIMTAEQGKVLAESRGEIAYAASFIEWFAEEGKRVYGDIIPAPQTDRRALVLKQPVGVVAAITPWNFPTAMITRKAAPALAVGCAIVIKPAAETPLSALAIAELAQRAGLPAGLLNIVPTGHAKDVGDEMTQNPIVKKLSFTGSTPVGKMLMKQCADTVKRTSMELGGNAPVIVFDDANLEKAVAGAAGSKFRNSGQTCICANRILVQAGIYDAFVEKLVETVGDYRLGNGRDKESTHGPLINPKAVADVTALVEDAVAKGATIKIGGVHSTLGGCFFEPTVLTDVNQTMRLAREEIFGPVAPIFKFETEAEAIALANDTEFGLASYVYTRDIGRVWRVAEGIEYGMVGVNETAITSDVIPFGGVKESGQGREGSKYGLDDYLEMKYVCMGDLNAYDVAP, encoded by the coding sequence ATGCTACGCGATCTCTCGGACAGCTCCCTTTTGAAGTGCAAAGGGTTCGTCGATGGCAAGTGGATCAACAGCGCGCGGCAGGAAAGATTTGCAGTCCGCAATCCTGCGACCAGTCAGCGCATTGCCGAAGTTGAAAGCCTGGACGCCCACGACACGCGCCAGGCAATAGCTGCTGCCCAAAAGGCGATGCCCGCATGGCAGGCCCTGCCCGCCCGCGAACGGTCAGCAGTGCTAAAGCGCTGGTTTGATCTCATCATGGAAAATCAGGAAGACCTGGCGCTCATCATGACTGCCGAGCAGGGCAAGGTGCTCGCTGAATCGCGTGGCGAGATTGCCTATGCCGCATCTTTCATCGAGTGGTTTGCTGAGGAAGGCAAACGCGTTTACGGCGACATCATTCCAGCGCCCCAGACAGATCGTCGGGCGTTGGTCCTCAAGCAGCCCGTCGGCGTGGTCGCAGCCATCACACCGTGGAACTTTCCCACTGCCATGATTACCCGCAAGGCAGCGCCTGCATTGGCTGTCGGGTGCGCCATCGTCATCAAGCCTGCCGCGGAAACGCCCTTGTCAGCACTGGCGATTGCCGAACTGGCGCAGCGTGCCGGTCTGCCTGCTGGTCTTCTCAATATCGTGCCGACAGGTCATGCCAAAGACGTGGGCGATGAGATGACGCAGAACCCAATAGTCAAAAAGCTGTCCTTCACCGGCTCCACACCGGTTGGCAAAATGCTGATGAAGCAATGCGCCGATACCGTGAAGCGCACATCAATGGAACTTGGCGGCAATGCCCCGGTCATCGTCTTTGACGACGCCAATCTTGAAAAAGCTGTGGCAGGTGCTGCCGGCTCCAAGTTCCGCAACTCCGGCCAGACCTGCATCTGCGCCAACCGCATTCTTGTACAGGCGGGCATCTATGACGCCTTCGTTGAAAAACTGGTTGAGACCGTCGGCGACTACCGTCTTGGCAACGGGCGCGACAAGGAAAGCACTCACGGCCCGCTCATCAATCCAAAGGCAGTGGCAGACGTGACAGCCCTTGTTGAGGACGCCGTTGCCAAGGGGGCGACGATAAAGATCGGCGGCGTTCACAGCACTCTTGGTGGCTGCTTCTTTGAGCCAACAGTTCTCACCGATGTCAATCAGACCATGCGGCTGGCACGCGAGGAAATATTCGGTCCCGTTGCCCCGATCTTCAAGTTCGAGACAGAAGCAGAGGCCATTGCCCTTGCCAACGATACCGAGTTTGGTCTCGCGTCCTACGTATACACTCGTGACATCGGTCGCGTGTGGCGCGTCGCGGAAGGCATCGAATACGGCATGGTCGGCGTCAACGAAACGGCAATCACATCCGATGTCATCCCCTTCGGTGGTGTAAAGGAATCCGGTCAGGGGCGCGAAGGATCTAAATACGGCCTCGATGACTATCTTGAGATGAAGTATGTCTGCATGGGCGACTTGAACGCCTATGACGTGGCCCCCTGA
- a CDS encoding ABC transporter ATP-binding protein, giving the protein METPNVLDVSNLSVTFDTAEGAVTAIEDISLTVAPGEVLGLVGESGSGKSLTAAACLGMLPGNARATGTVAMNGQSYEASDKANIAVFRGRAAMVFQNPMVALHPLMTVGRQMADIIQANSDLSRTDALARAQTEIENVRLPEAHAQLDKFPHQFSGGQLQRIMIAIALTLDPDLLIADEPTTALDVTVQAEILDLIRDLQRRKKLSVLFITHDLSIVSELCDRVVVVRYGRVVETGTVREVFAEPQNDYTRALLDAVPALGDGGVAANDVEEPILEVRGLTKRYGDFEAVRDVTFSVRRGTCVGLVGESGSGKSTVAMSLLRLNDPVTGAAFFEGDDILAMSERTFHPLRNRIGVVFQNPYSSLNPRMRVRDIIAEPLETHTDIRGAALAAEVEKNIKRVGLDVEHLSRFPTDFSGGQRQRIAIARALAPAPDLLILDEPTAALDVSVQAQVLDLLEELQRDLSLTYLFITHDLAVVERLASDVIVMYRGGIMEQGPVAEVFAHPKTQYTRKLLASVPKLVRVPA; this is encoded by the coding sequence ATGGAAACCCCAAACGTCCTTGATGTGAGCAACCTGTCTGTGACCTTTGACACAGCCGAGGGTGCGGTGACGGCCATTGAGGACATCAGCCTGACGGTTGCGCCCGGCGAAGTGCTGGGTCTTGTTGGCGAATCCGGATCCGGCAAATCTCTTACCGCAGCGGCCTGCCTTGGCATGCTGCCGGGCAATGCGCGCGCGACGGGCACGGTGGCCATGAACGGCCAGTCGTATGAAGCATCGGACAAGGCCAACATTGCGGTGTTTCGCGGGCGCGCGGCCATGGTGTTTCAAAACCCGATGGTCGCCCTGCATCCGCTGATGACCGTAGGGCGGCAGATGGCGGACATTATTCAGGCGAATTCTGATCTCAGTCGCACTGATGCTTTGGCCCGAGCACAAACCGAAATTGAGAACGTGCGGCTGCCCGAGGCCCATGCGCAGCTCGACAAGTTTCCGCACCAGTTTTCAGGCGGCCAGCTGCAACGCATCATGATTGCCATCGCCTTGACGCTGGACCCGGACCTGCTGATTGCGGACGAACCCACCACTGCTCTTGATGTAACGGTACAGGCCGAAATCCTTGATCTCATCCGTGATCTGCAACGGCGAAAGAAACTGTCGGTTCTGTTTATTACCCACGACCTCAGCATCGTCAGCGAACTGTGCGACCGGGTGGTTGTTGTGCGCTATGGCCGTGTTGTTGAAACCGGCACGGTGCGGGAGGTCTTTGCCGAACCCCAAAACGATTATACCCGCGCATTGCTTGATGCTGTGCCCGCGCTTGGGGATGGTGGTGTTGCCGCCAATGATGTTGAAGAACCCATTTTGGAAGTCCGTGGACTGACGAAGCGCTACGGTGACTTTGAAGCCGTGCGTGATGTCACATTCTCAGTTCGGCGCGGCACGTGCGTTGGTCTGGTCGGCGAAAGCGGATCGGGCAAAAGCACCGTTGCCATGAGCCTGCTGCGCCTAAACGATCCGGTGACCGGCGCTGCCTTCTTTGAAGGGGATGACATTCTGGCCATGTCGGAGCGCACCTTCCATCCGTTGCGCAACCGCATCGGGGTTGTGTTCCAAAACCCTTACTCGTCGCTCAACCCGCGTATGCGCGTGCGTGATATTATTGCCGAGCCGCTGGAGACACATACGGACATTCGCGGCGCCGCACTGGCGGCTGAAGTTGAAAAGAACATCAAGCGCGTCGGCCTTGATGTTGAACATCTGTCACGATTTCCGACGGATTTTTCTGGCGGGCAGCGCCAGCGCATTGCCATTGCCCGCGCGCTGGCTCCAGCACCGGACCTTCTCATTCTGGATGAGCCGACGGCGGCGCTGGACGTGTCCGTGCAGGCGCAGGTGCTTGACCTTCTGGAAGAGCTTCAACGCGACCTGTCTTTAACCTATCTGTTTATCACCCATGATTTGGCTGTTGTTGAGCGGCTGGCGAGTGATGTCATTGTGATGTATCGCGGCGGCATCATGGAGCAGGGGCCGGTGGCTGAGGTATTTGCCCATCCCAAAACCCAATACACGCGCAAGCTGCTGGCATCCGTACCAAAACTTGTTCGCGTACCTGCCTGA
- a CDS encoding CBS domain-containing protein, which translates to MKIKERAEYASKPKPLIGPPDQDVLSAVKAMSAKNFGSIVVVNPDHTVAGLVTERDIYRRLVAEGRDAATTKLSDIMTTSIRVASEDDELLDWLRIMSNERFRRLPITDKDGKLVAMMSQGDFVSYTWPELMTQATTLARSGLKDAYYPILIALGIGLYTIAITLIL; encoded by the coding sequence GTGAAAATCAAAGAGCGAGCGGAATACGCATCAAAACCCAAGCCGTTAATCGGTCCGCCAGACCAAGATGTTCTCTCTGCGGTCAAAGCAATGAGCGCGAAGAATTTTGGATCAATCGTGGTGGTCAACCCTGATCACACCGTCGCGGGATTGGTCACAGAAAGAGACATATACCGTCGTCTAGTCGCGGAGGGTCGTGATGCAGCGACGACGAAACTCTCCGACATTATGACAACGAGCATTCGGGTCGCGAGCGAAGATGACGAATTGCTCGATTGGCTGCGCATCATGTCAAACGAGCGGTTCCGACGGCTTCCAATCACAGATAAAGACGGAAAACTTGTCGCCATGATGAGCCAAGGAGATTTTGTTTCATATACTTGGCCAGAGCTAATGACCCAAGCCACGACACTTGCACGATCGGGCTTGAAGGATGCGTATTACCCTATACTGATCGCATTGGGTATTGGCCTTTATACAATCGCTATCACTCTAATTCTGTGA
- a CDS encoding carbon-nitrogen hydrolase family protein, which produces MTKFNIAGLQLSLGVGDNMAEITKQLTVMKARFPWVDMAVLSELSPHGPLATNAEAIPGPTENKFCDLAQRLGIWLVTGSIYEKAGDKIYNTASVIDPDGNVVGRYRKMYPFLPYEKGIAAGDDYLVWDVPGFGRFGLSICYDMWFPETTRNMVWMGAEVIIHPTLTNTIDRDMELTLARANAISNQCYFFDINGGGDLAYGQSIILGPEGDILHQAGRGTEIMPIPVDFERVRHVRREGSKNFGQPLKSFRDGPTNFPAYSEGPASSLSLRGLGKLEMPGADKAKSSDATDAAGGDA; this is translated from the coding sequence ATGACCAAGTTCAACATTGCAGGCCTTCAACTCAGCCTTGGTGTCGGTGACAACATGGCTGAGATAACCAAGCAACTGACGGTTATGAAGGCGCGCTTTCCCTGGGTCGACATGGCGGTACTGAGTGAGTTGTCGCCGCACGGTCCCCTTGCAACCAATGCGGAGGCCATACCGGGGCCGACGGAAAACAAGTTTTGTGATCTGGCGCAGCGGCTGGGCATTTGGCTCGTCACGGGCTCTATTTACGAGAAGGCCGGCGACAAGATTTACAACACTGCCAGTGTCATCGATCCCGACGGCAATGTCGTTGGGCGTTACCGCAAGATGTATCCATTTTTGCCATATGAAAAAGGCATCGCGGCAGGTGACGACTATCTGGTTTGGGATGTGCCGGGGTTCGGGCGGTTTGGGTTGTCCATCTGCTATGACATGTGGTTCCCGGAGACCACGCGAAATATGGTTTGGATGGGCGCTGAGGTGATTATTCACCCAACACTGACCAACACCATTGATCGCGATATGGAACTGACGCTTGCGCGCGCCAATGCCATTTCCAACCAGTGCTATTTCTTTGACATCAATGGTGGCGGAGATCTTGCCTACGGCCAGTCAATTATTCTGGGACCGGAAGGCGACATTCTTCATCAGGCGGGGCGGGGCACGGAGATCATGCCGATCCCCGTCGATTTTGAACGGGTTCGGCACGTGCGCCGTGAGGGCAGCAAAAACTTCGGCCAGCCCCTTAAGTCGTTCCGCGATGGCCCCACTAATTTCCCGGCCTATTCAGAAGGTCCGGCAAGCTCGCTCTCACTGCGCGGGCTTGGCAAGCTGGAAATGCCGGGAGCCGACAAGGCAAAATCGTCAGATGCAACAGATGCCGCAGGTGGCGACGCATAA
- a CDS encoding ABC transporter substrate-binding protein produces the protein MKSWGTITRALFGALVLAIPLSAAVSPVRADTMVYALYDDIKDWDPAVAFSLEAILLRNVYEPLVRYAAPKPGDAGDAPPIEGVLATDWQASDDALTWTFTLREGVTFHDGSPFNAAAAKAALDRTISLGQGAAFIWDGVEEITAPDDTTLVIRTSRPIPIDLIASAQYGAYIYSPTAAENGTEWFNQGNASGTGPYKVAGWTRGQQIVLEQNDDYWRGWQDSQFKRIIMKVVAEAATQAQLIRSGGADFVTLLPVDLLERLKNDPDIAVDLAPSWINTQALINTQKYPTDDINFRRALTYAWDYASIADEIYQGTADVARGPVPTTMWGHNADLAPPAFDLEEAKRLIDASGIPPRDRKISAAYVGTAAEVTNSLLVFQAYLATIGVELQLRPGPWGKIWDDAKNLRTAPNIQVLSWWPTYPTPADWLQGMYRTEDPTLFNLAHYSNPDFDALVDEARTLESTDREAAVALYAKAQQILVDDAVGIFFADVSARYVHRANISGVEKNPAYVGVDFYSLRREQL, from the coding sequence TTGAAGTCATGGGGAACCATCACCCGCGCGCTGTTTGGCGCTCTGGTTCTGGCTATACCGCTATCGGCTGCCGTGTCTCCGGTGCGCGCCGATACGATGGTTTATGCACTGTACGACGACATCAAGGACTGGGATCCGGCGGTCGCTTTTTCGCTTGAAGCGATCCTTCTGCGCAATGTCTATGAGCCGCTGGTGCGCTATGCCGCCCCCAAGCCTGGCGACGCAGGTGACGCACCACCAATTGAAGGTGTGCTCGCCACAGACTGGCAGGCCAGCGACGACGCCCTGACCTGGACATTCACACTGCGCGAAGGCGTGACGTTCCATGACGGCTCGCCTTTCAATGCCGCTGCTGCCAAGGCGGCACTGGACCGCACGATTTCACTGGGGCAGGGCGCTGCCTTCATCTGGGACGGCGTGGAAGAGATCACAGCGCCTGACGACACGACGCTCGTTATCCGCACCAGCCGTCCTATTCCCATTGATCTGATCGCGTCCGCTCAATACGGCGCCTACATTTACTCACCGACAGCGGCTGAAAACGGAACCGAGTGGTTCAATCAGGGTAATGCCTCGGGGACCGGGCCTTACAAAGTCGCCGGCTGGACCCGTGGTCAGCAGATTGTGCTTGAACAAAACGATGACTACTGGCGCGGCTGGCAGGACAGCCAGTTCAAACGGATCATCATGAAAGTGGTGGCGGAGGCCGCAACCCAGGCGCAGCTTATTCGTTCCGGTGGCGCAGATTTTGTCACGCTGCTTCCTGTGGATCTGCTGGAGCGCCTCAAGAACGACCCGGACATTGCGGTTGATCTGGCGCCGTCATGGATCAACACGCAAGCGCTCATCAACACCCAGAAATATCCAACCGACGACATCAACTTCCGCCGGGCGCTGACCTATGCGTGGGACTATGCGTCGATTGCTGACGAGATTTATCAAGGTACCGCAGATGTTGCGCGCGGCCCGGTGCCCACCACCATGTGGGGACACAACGCTGATCTTGCGCCGCCGGCTTTTGATCTTGAGGAAGCCAAGCGGTTGATCGATGCGTCGGGTATTCCGCCGCGGGATCGGAAAATTTCTGCCGCTTACGTCGGCACTGCGGCGGAAGTTACAAACTCACTGTTGGTGTTCCAGGCCTATCTTGCGACCATCGGTGTCGAGCTTCAGTTGCGCCCGGGCCCGTGGGGCAAAATCTGGGATGACGCAAAGAACCTGCGGACTGCACCGAACATTCAGGTGTTGTCGTGGTGGCCAACGTATCCAACGCCTGCGGACTGGTTGCAGGGCATGTACCGCACCGAAGACCCGACGCTTTTCAATCTTGCGCACTACTCAAACCCTGATTTTGACGCGCTGGTGGACGAAGCCCGCACTCTGGAATCCACCGACCGGGAAGCGGCCGTCGCTTTGTACGCAAAGGCGCAGCAGATTCTGGTGGATGATGCTGTGGGTATCTTCTTTGCCGATGTGTCTGCCCGCTATGTCCACCGCGCCAACATAAGCGGTGTGGAGAAAAACCCGGCTTATGTGGGCGTTGATTTTTACAGCCTGCGGCGGGAGCAACTGTAA
- a CDS encoding sigma 54-interacting transcriptional regulator, producing MSTDRTSDFALKAHDALPTDALMDILNALSDGVWVCDATPRLLWINRACEELNDIEAEDVCGRLVQELLDQGNFDADVTTQVLRTGAPATINQRVKSNRMLLVSGLPVFDANGNVAYVVGNERDVTELDLLRGELDNERARAERVSNELAAMRRKVSDISDIVCASEEMEMVLETAITAAGFDTTVFVTGPTGSGKTMVARIIHDSSNRQPEPFLTLNAAAIPETLLEAELFGFADGAFTGARKGGKPGLIEAADGGTLFLDEIDALPPSLQVKLLTFLDTQRYFRVGDTKERQADVRIIVASNANVAERIEQGTFREDLWFRLNVLTIAVPPLDERPDDIAPLIARTLTSLEERYGKHRRVSPAALDLLTRFRYPGNVRQLQNIVERAYVLCRTDDIGPDDLPAEVRASVPLRAHAGTGARLPARLADALSATERALIEQTAKHFGTQTEIAKALGVSQPTVARLLKKHGIQLTR from the coding sequence ATGTCTACTGACCGTACCTCGGACTTCGCTCTCAAGGCGCACGACGCTTTGCCTACGGATGCCTTGATGGACATTCTCAATGCACTGAGCGACGGCGTATGGGTATGTGATGCCACGCCGCGTCTGCTGTGGATCAACCGGGCCTGCGAAGAGCTCAACGATATTGAGGCAGAAGACGTGTGTGGTCGTCTCGTGCAGGAACTGCTCGACCAAGGGAACTTCGATGCTGATGTCACAACACAGGTTCTGCGAACAGGGGCCCCGGCTACTATCAACCAGCGCGTCAAATCCAACCGCATGCTGCTCGTAAGCGGACTGCCGGTCTTTGATGCAAACGGAAATGTGGCCTACGTCGTTGGCAATGAGCGTGACGTCACCGAACTTGATCTGCTGCGCGGCGAACTCGACAACGAACGCGCCCGCGCCGAGCGCGTGAGCAATGAACTTGCCGCCATGCGCCGCAAGGTCAGCGATATCTCTGACATTGTATGTGCGAGCGAAGAAATGGAGATGGTGCTGGAGACCGCCATCACCGCAGCCGGCTTTGACACCACCGTTTTTGTCACCGGGCCAACCGGCTCAGGCAAAACCATGGTCGCGCGCATCATTCATGATTCAAGTAACCGCCAGCCAGAACCGTTCTTGACCCTGAATGCCGCCGCCATTCCCGAGACACTGCTGGAAGCAGAACTGTTCGGGTTTGCAGACGGGGCCTTTACCGGTGCCCGCAAGGGAGGCAAACCCGGCCTGATTGAAGCGGCCGACGGGGGGACATTATTTCTCGACGAGATCGACGCGCTGCCACCGTCACTACAGGTCAAGCTGCTCACTTTTCTGGATACCCAGCGCTACTTCCGCGTTGGCGACACCAAGGAGCGGCAGGCGGATGTGCGGATTATCGTTGCGAGCAACGCAAATGTTGCAGAGCGCATCGAGCAAGGCACATTTCGTGAAGACTTATGGTTCCGGCTCAATGTCCTGACCATAGCAGTGCCGCCCCTGGATGAACGTCCCGACGACATTGCACCCCTGATTGCCCGCACGCTGACCTCGCTGGAGGAGCGGTATGGAAAGCACCGGCGCGTCTCACCGGCAGCCCTCGATCTGCTGACGCGGTTCCGGTACCCCGGCAATGTGCGGCAACTGCAAAACATCGTCGAACGCGCCTATGTTCTGTGTCGCACAGACGACATCGGGCCTGATGATCTGCCCGCAGAAGTGCGGGCATCAGTTCCCTTGCGGGCGCACGCGGGAACCGGCGCTCGTCTACCTGCGCGTCTAGCGGATGCGCTGTCGGCAACGGAGCGCGCGTTGATTGAACAGACGGCAAAGCACTTTGGTACACAGACTGAAATCGCCAAAGCGCTCGGCGTCTCACAGCCCACCGTCGCACGCCTGTTAAAAAAACACGGCATTCAACTCACCCGCTGA